The Primulina tabacum isolate GXHZ01 chromosome 16, ASM2559414v2, whole genome shotgun sequence genome window below encodes:
- the LOC142530035 gene encoding large ribosomal subunit protein eL14z-like: MPFKRYVEIGRVALVNYGKDYGRLVVIVDVIDQNRALVDAPDMVRCQMNFKRLSLTDIKIDIKRVPKKKTLVAAMEAADVKNKWESSSWGRKLIVQKRRSALNDFDRFKLMLAKIKRAGVVRQELAKLKKEVAT; the protein is encoded by the exons ATG CCGTTTAAGAGGTACGTGGAGATCGGAAGGGTGGCGCTTGTCAATTACGGCAAGGACTATGGAAGATTGGTCGTCATTGTTGACGTCATCGACCAAAACCGG GCCCTTGTTGATGCTCCTGACATGGTCCGATGCCAAATGAACTTTAAGAGGCTTTCCCTCACAGACATAAAAATTGACATCAAAAGGGTGCCGAAGAAGAAGACCCTTGTAGCGGCTATGGAGGCTGCAG ATGTCAAAAACAAGTGGGAGAGCAGTTCATGGGGGAGAAAATTGATTGTCCAGAAGAGAAGATCTGCCCTTAATGATTTTGATAGGTTTAAGTTAATGCTTGCTAAAATCAAG AGGGCTGGCGTTGTCAGGCAGGAGCTTGCCAAGCTCAAGAAAGAAGTTGCAAcctga
- the LOC142529616 gene encoding uncharacterized protein LOC142529616, with the protein MTSKMKGLLKGLRYISQIFEEEKEQEMQIGLPTDVKHVAHVGCDGPSTNDPPSWMKEFKSESGFQSAPLGPPGDLGEDSDIKWVSQDSRRGKRETNSESRDLPADLPKPSNTNDSPRKKDSSTKSRQSRRNHQSKDPFDNKSSSSNTTTKSSRNPKESTNSAPQNPQDIPKKSRRKKSKESVTDSGGSSRSRSKATTCNGGACNNPYLDPSHDTGSTLRNSSSRPSPIQCVNEEGGGYRLNY; encoded by the exons ATGACAAGTAAAATGAAAGGCCTTTTGAAAGGTCTCAGATACATTTCTCAGATATTCG AAGAAGAGAAGGAACAAGAAATGCAGATAGGTTTACCCACAGATGTGAAACATGTAGCTCACGTAGGATGCGATGGACCATCCACCAATGATCCACCAAGCTGG ATGAAAGAGTTTAAATCAGAATCAGGATTCCAATCAGCACCTTTAGGACCTCCGGGAGATCTTGGAGAGGACTCTGACATCAAATGGGTTTCTCAAG ATTCAAGAAGAGGCAAAAGGGAAACAAATTCTGAATCAAGGGATCTCCCAGCTGACTTGCCAAAACCCTCCAACACAAATGATTCTCCTAGAAAGAAAGATTCCTCGACCAAGTCGAGACAATCTAGAAGAAATCATCAATCCAAGGATCCGTTTGACAACAaaagcagcagcagcaacaccACCACCAAGTCATCTCGAAACCCAAAAGAATCAACAAATTCGGCCCCACAGAACCCCCAAGATATCCCGAAGAAATCGCGTAGAAAGAAGTCCAAGGAGTCGGTTACTGATTCTGGTGGATCGTCGAGATCAAGATCCAAAGCCACTACTTGTAACGGTGGCGCGTGTaataacccatacttggatcCGAGCCATGACACTGGATCCACTTTACGAAATTCGAGCTCAAGACCGAGTCCTATTCAGTGTGTAAATGAAGAAGGAGGTGGGTATAGATTAAATTACTAA